The genomic window ATATCGAACGGCAAGGAATCGGCACGAATCTCATGCCGCATGAAGAACCAGCCGTTGTCATTGTCGGAATGGTGACTGGCCTCGGTGATCCAGCCGTTGTAAGTGGCCAGGAAATTACTCACCTTGGCGACGATGCCGACCCCGTCGGGGCAGGCGATCACCAGTCGGAAAGTGCGCATGGGTGTACTCCAGATACATCGCGAAGGCCGCCATTCTAGCGGCTGCGAGGGAAAAGATCAGCCATTGCCGTGGTGCGCCGACGAGAGTCGGTTCACGGCATTGCGAGTGCTGCGGTTAATTACCCGGGAATGAATTAGTTAAATACTTTTGCATTTATTCACAAAACTTTGCCCGCGTATTTACTTGAACAACTTCGCTGACTATTATGACTGCTACAAACTATCCGCCACCGCTGGACCCAGAACAAGGTACCCAACATGTCGCTGATCAACGAGTACCGCGCTACCGAAGAAGCCATCAAGGAACTTCAGGAGCGCCTGAAATCCCTGGAGCAGGACGACAAGCTGAAGAAAGAGCTTGAGTTCGAAGAGAAACTTCGCGCGCTGATGGCCAGCTACGGCAAGTCCCTGCGTGATGTCATCGCCCTGCTCGATCCGGACGCGAAGCTGAGCAAATCGCCGCGCGCCGCCAAGACCACTGCGACCAAGCGTGCTCGCAAGGTCAAGCAATACAAGAACCCGCACACCGGTGAAGTCATCGAAACCAAGGGCGGCAATCACAAGACCCTGAAGGAATGGAAAGCCAAGTGGGGCGCCGAGGCCGTAGAAGGCTGGGCCACGCTGCTGGGCTAAGCCTTGCACTGATGAAAAACGCCAGCCTCGCGCTGGCGTTTTTTATTACCCGCAGAAAAACTGCGACGCTCTACAGGTTATAGCGAGCGCGCAACACCTGGGCATACTTCTCCCACTCTTGCAGGACCAAACGGCCGGCCGGCGTTGCATTGACCAGTTGTTCGTCCATGGCCGCCGCGAAGTTATCCAGCGTATTGGGCGCGCCGTACTCCGGCTGACTCAGGCGGGCGCGGCAGAAGTCCTGCCATTGTTGCTGCTGCTCGGCCGTCAAAGTTTCCGGGAAATTGCGCGCGCGATAACGGAAGAGCAGTTCGGGAAGTCGCGCATCGTCGAATGGCCATTGTTCTTTGGCCAGGCGCGCGGGATCAGCCTGGCGTACCTGTTCGCACAATCGACGATCACGGTCGCCGATAAAACCGTCATACAACTGCTGTTCGGGATCGTCACTGCCGGCGAAACTTTCCTCGGCATACAACGGCGCAAGTTTGTCCTGCCAGATCGCCTTGCCATCGGTCAGCGTCTGCGCCGCCGCGAGGCAGGCCGCAAGGTTCAAGCCGATACGTTCCCGGTCCTGCGGGCGCAAGACGGACAATGGCGCCACCACCGGGCACTTGTTGATATGCAGCAGCTTCAGCGGCACCGGCAGTTCGCCCTCGGCCAACGCGTCGCGACGGGTGTAGAGGCGCTTGCGCAGGGTGTCCGCGTCCAGCTCCAGCAACGGCGACACGTCGGCGCCCAGATCGCAGACGATCAGCGCGTTGCGGTTGCGCGGATGCCAGCCCAGCGGCAGTACCACCGACAGGTAGTGCCGCGCCGCGGAGAACATGCCGGAGATGTGCACCATCGGCTGCAGCACGCGGACCTGGTCGAGTACCCCCTGCTTGCCGCGCAGGCGGTAGAGATAGTCGTAGAGCTTGGGCTGGCGGTCGCGCACCAGCCGCGCCAGGGCGATGGTGGCGCGCACGTCGGAGAGCGCATCGTGCGCCTGCCCATGGTCGATGCCGTTGGCCGCGGTGAGGCGCTCCAGCTTGAGGCTGACGACGCCCTCCTGCTCGGGCCAGACGATGCCTTCGGGACGCAGCGCGTAGGCGGTGCGCACCATGTCGATCAGATCCCAGCGGCTGTTGCCGCCCTGCCACTCGCGGGCGTAGGGGTCGAAGAAGTTGCGGTAGAGGCTGTAGCGCGTCACCTCGTCGTCGAAGCGCAGGGTGTTGTAGCCCGCCACGCAGGTGCCCGGCTGCGCCAGTTCGGCGTACAGCCGGGTCATGAATTCGGCCTCGCCCAGGCCGCGCTCTTCCAGGCGCGCGGGGGTGATGCCGGTGACCAGGCAGGCGGCCGGGTGCGGCAGGATGTCGTCGCTGGGACGGCAATAGAGGTTCAGCGACTCGCCGATCTCGTTGAGGTCCTCGTCCGTCCGAATGCCCGCCACCTGCAACGGGCGGTCGCGGCGCGGGTCGATACCGGTGGTTTCGTAGTCGTACCAGAAGATGCTGGCGCTCATGATTTTTCCTTGCCTGCAAGCGAGTGCGTCGCAGTCTAACAGTGCGGCTGGCCACACTTCCAAAACGCCTCGCTGGCTCCCAGCCAGCCCCCGCCTTTATGATGGGCGTCGCAAGGACACCCCACTGGAAAGGACTTTCCTCATGCAAGACATCGCGACACCCAATCCCTACAGCGTTCCGCTGAGCAACCTCGAGCCCGGCGCGGCGCACGGCAGCGTGCCCTCCATCGCCCAGGCCCTGAGCCGCGGCTATGACTTCCGCATCGGCGACCTGCTGGGCGAATCCTGGCGCCGCACCAAGGGCACCAAGGGCCTGATCCTCGGCGGCTTCGTGGTCTTCTACGCGGCGATCTTCGTCCTGATCAACGTGCTCAGCCTGTTCCTCACCGTCGCCGGCGCGGCCGGCATCGCAGGCCTGGGGCTGCTCGGGGACAGCGACGCCGCCGGTGGCCTGGCGGTCGGCGCGATCCTCGCCTTCGTTCTCGGCACCATCATCGTCAGCCTCGCCGCCACCGCCTTGTGCTACCCGCTGCTGGCGGGCGTGAACATGCTCGGCATCCGCCGCGCGGCAGACCAGCCGCTGCGCTTCAACGAGATCTTCAGCCACTTCGGCCGCACCTTCCAGGTCGTCGCCTGCGTGCTGCTGAGCACGCTGATGATCTTCATCGGCTACCTGCTCTTCGTGCTGCCGGGCATCTACCTGAGCATCGCCTACCTGCTCGCCGTGCCGCTGGTGGTCGAGCGCGGCCTGTCGCCGTGGGCGGCCCTTGAGGCTTCGCGCAAGGCCATCAGCCAACACTGGTTCAAGGTCTTCGGCCTGCTGCTGGTGTTCGGCCTGCTGTTCAGCCTCAGCGGCCTGACCCTGGGCATCGCGCTGATCTGGCTGGTGCCGTGGCTGATCGTCGCCATCGGTGTGCTGTACCGCACCATCTTCGGCGTACTGCCCAGCAAGCCGTGACCCAGTCCCCGCAGGCGGCCGGGCCGGCCGCCTGCAGGCACAGCGGAAGTTTCCACGGATTATTCGAGAAGCGTTCCTACGACCGGCATTAGCCTGCCCCGTCAAACTCCGGCGCCCAGTCAGCGCCCCTGGAGCATCCCAATGAGCACCGATACCTCTCCCAACCCCTTTGCAACCCCTACCAGCGCCCTGCAGGACCCGATTGCCAGCGGCACGGTCCCGAGCATCGACGAAGCCCTGGCCCGCGGCTATGACTTCTCCATCGACGGCCTGATCAAGGAAGCCTGGCAACGCGTCAGCGGCACCAAGGGCCTGATCATCGCCGGCGTCATCGTCTACGCCGTGCTGGTCCAGGTGTTCAGCTTCGTGCTGGGCATGATCCTCGGCGTGGGCTACGCGGCCTCCGGCGCCGAGCCCAGCGCCACAGCGCTGGTCCTGCAGACCATCGTCGGCATCCTCGCCGGCACCGTGGGCTACCCGATCATGGCGGGCATCAACCTGATCGGCATCCGCCGCGCGGCCGACCAGCCCATCTCCTTCAACGAGATGTTCAGCCACTTCGGCCAGTTCGTGCCGCTGCTGATCACCGGCCTTGTGATGACCGTGCTGATCTACGTGGGCCTGTTGCTGCTGATCCTGCCGGGCCTCTACCTGAGCATCGCCTACATCCTGGCGATCCCGCTGGTGGTCGAGCGCAAGCTCAGCCCCTGGCAAGCGCTGGAAGCGTCGCGCAAGGCCATCACCCAGCACTGGTTCAAGGTCTTCGGCCTGTTCCTGGTGCTGGGCGTGATCATGATGGTGAGCGCCATTCCGCTCGGCATCGGCCTGGTCTGGACCCTGCCGCTGGCCGTCATCTCCATCGGTGTGCTGTACCGCACCATTTTCGGCGTACTGCCGCCGGCCAACTGATCAAATCGGCCTGACCCTGCCCGCGCGGTTGCCTCGCCGCACCGCGCTGGCTAGCATCTGGCTCTTACGTCATCGACAGCGGTTTCCCTTGAGCCCAGCAGACTTTTCATCCACCGCGCCCGTCCTGGATACCCGCTACCACGTGGAGACTCCGGAAGGCATCGACCTGCTGCTGCGTCCCGCTGGCGTCGTCCCCCGTGCCCTGGCCTACCTCATCGACCTGGGCATCCGCGTCCTGCTGATGGTCGCGCTGTTCATGCTGCTGGCCTTTCTCGGCGAACTGGGCACCGGCCTGGGGCTGATCCTCACCTTCATCATGACCTGGTGGTACATGGTCCTGTTCGAAGTGCTCAACCAGGGCCGCTCGCCCGGCAAACAGATGATGGGCCTGCGCGTGGTGCACGACGACGGCACGCCGATCGGCTGGTCCGCCTCGCTGCTGCGCAACCTGCTGCGCTTCGCCGATATCCTGCCGTTCGCCTACACGCTCGGCCTGCTCAGTTGCCTGTCCAATGCCGCCTTCAAACGCCTGGGGGATCTCGCCGCCGGCACCCTGGTGATCTACCGCGACCCGCCGCCCAGCCGCCCCCACGTGCCGGACTCCCCGCCCGAACTCGCGCCCTGGCCGCTGAGCCTTGAAGAACAGCGCGCGCTGATGAGTTTCGCCGAGCGCGGCACGCAACTCTCCGCCGCGCGCCGTGAGGAGCTGGCCGGCATTCTCGCGCAACCGCTGGGCGTCGCCGCCGACCAGGCCGAGGCTCGCCTGAACCGCATCGCCAGCGGCTTGCTCGGCAACGGGACGGGCCACCCATGAAGCAGGCCTTTTTCGAACAACGCCACCAGGACAGCTGGAAGCGCTTCGGCAAATGCCTGGAGCAACTGGAAAGCGGCAAGCGCCAGCAGACCGGTGAAAAAACCGACACGTTCGCCGCCGACTACCGACGCATCTGCCAGCAACTCGCCCTGGCCCAGGAGCGCGGCTACAGCAGCCACCTGATCGACCAACTGCAGCAACTCGCCATGCGCGGGCACCAGCAGTTCTACCGCCACCGCAGCCACCTGGGCGCGCGCATCCTGGCCTTCCTGATCGCCGGCTTTCCGCGCCTGGTGCGCGAGGAATGGCGCAGCATCGCCATCGCCAGCCTGCTGTTCTACGGCAGCCTGCTGCTGATGGGCGTGCTGGTCTATCACTTCCCCGACCTGGTCTACAGCGTCATGGCACCGGAGCGGGTTTCCGAGATGGAGTCGATGTACTCGCCCGAATCCACGCGACTGGGCCCGATGAGCACGCGCGACGCCGGCGATGACTGGCAGATGTTCGGCTACTACATCATGAACAACATCGGCATCGCCTTTCAGACCTTCGCCAGCGGCCTGCTGTTCTGCGTCGGCAGCCTGTTCTTCCTGCTGTTCAACGGCCTGATGATCGGCACGGTTGCCGGCCACCTGACCCAGGTCGGCTACATCGAGACCTTCTGGTCCTTCGTCATCGGCCACGGCGCCTTCGAGCTGACCGCCATCACCTTCTCCGGCGCCGCCGGCCTCAAGCTCGGCTGGGCGCTGCTCGCCCCCGGCCGCCTGAGCCGCCTGGAAGCGCTGCGCCAGGCCGCCGCCCGCGCCGTGCAATTGATCGGCGGGGTGATCCTGATGCTGTTGATCGCCGCCTTCGTCGAGGGCTACTGGTCGTCCATGACGCAGTTCTCGGCCACCGTGAAATACCTCGTCGGCGCCGGCCTGTGGCTGCTGGTGGGCAGCTACTTCCTCCTCGCCGGACGGAGCCGACATGCGCCTGACTGACGCCAGCGTCGCCATCCGCCCGCGCAGCGCCTGGGAAGCGCTGGACCTCGGCATCCTCCTCGCGCGGCGTCACGCCGGCGTGCTGATGGCCAGCTGGGCAGCCGTCACCTTGCCGGTGTTCGTGCTGCTCTCGGTGCTGCTGTGGAACTACTCCAGCTGGGCGATCCTGATCTTCTGGTGGCTCAAGCCCGCCTTCGAGCGCCTGCCGCTGTACATCCTGTCGCGCTCGCTGTTCGGCGATACACCGACCGTGAAGGAAGCGCTCAGAGCCTTCCCCGGCCTGCTCAAGACGCAACTGCTGCCCAGCCTGCTCTGGCGGCGGCTGAGCCCGACCCGCAGCTTCGACCTGCCGGTACTGCAGCTCGAAGGCCTCACGGGCCAGGCGCGCAGCCAGCGCCTGGTGGTGCTCGGCCAGCGCAATGCCGGCGGCGCCACCTGGCTGACCATCGTCGGCATGCATTTCGAGCTGGCGCTGTGGCTGGGCCTTTCCGCGCTGATGTACCTGATGCTGCCGCAGCAATGGGTGGACGACTGGAAATGGCAGTCGCTGATCAGCGTGGCACAGGGCGACTGGGCGTGGCTCGAGCACGTCAGCAACCTGATCTACGCGCTGCTGCTGGTCGTCTGGGAGCCGGTGTACGTGGCCTGCGGCTTCACCCTCTACCTGAACCGCCGCACCGAGCTGGAAGCCTGGGACATCGAACTGGTGTTCCGTCGCCTGCGCCAGCGCCTGGTCGGCAGCGCCTACGCCCTGCTGCTGGTGGTCGCCGGCGTCCTCGCCCTGCTGCCGGCCCCTGACGCCCTGGCCGCCGGCACGCAAACCGGCAGCCAGGCCAGCCATAGCTGCCCGCTGCCCGACCAGAACCCCGATGGCCCGCAGGGTGCGCGGCTGACCCAACAGAAGCTCAACAGCGAAGATTCGCGCAGTGCGGCGCAAAAGATCCTCGCCGCACCGCCCTTCAAGAACAGTGAAACGGTCACCCGCTGGCGTCTGCATGAAGAGGAGCAACAGAAGAAGCCGGCCGACCCGGACGAAGCCAAGCGCCTGAAGCACTTCTTCGAGGCGCTGGAAAACTGGAAGGCCTTCAAGTTCGCCGCCCAGGGTATCGAAGTGCTGCTCTGGGGCCTGCTGTTCGCCCTGGTCGCCCTGGTCATCTGGCGCTACCGCGAATGGCTGCGGCTGTTCGTCGGCCGCATCGGCCTGCCGCAGAAACCGCACCGCGAAGCGCCCAGCGTGCTGTTCGGGCTGGACCTGGCGCCGGAAACCCTGCCCAGCGACGTCGCCAGCGAAGCCGAGCGCCTGTGGGACGAGCAGCCCCGCGCCGCCCTCGGCCTGCTCTACCGCGCCCTGCTCAGCCGCCTGCTGCACGACTTCCGCGTGCCGCTGCGTGAATCCACCACCGAAGGGGAAGTGCTGCAGCGCGTGGCCGAACTCAACGACCCGCCGCTGGACAACTTCGCACACAGCCTGACCCAGCAATGGCAGGCGCTCGCCTATGGCCACC from Pseudomonas sp. GCEP-101 includes these protein-coding regions:
- a CDS encoding DUF975 family protein gives rise to the protein MQDIATPNPYSVPLSNLEPGAAHGSVPSIAQALSRGYDFRIGDLLGESWRRTKGTKGLILGGFVVFYAAIFVLINVLSLFLTVAGAAGIAGLGLLGDSDAAGGLAVGAILAFVLGTIIVSLAATALCYPLLAGVNMLGIRRAADQPLRFNEIFSHFGRTFQVVACVLLSTLMIFIGYLLFVLPGIYLSIAYLLAVPLVVERGLSPWAALEASRKAISQHWFKVFGLLLVFGLLFSLSGLTLGIALIWLVPWLIVAIGVLYRTIFGVLPSKP
- a CDS encoding DUF4129 domain-containing protein, which encodes MRLTDASVAIRPRSAWEALDLGILLARRHAGVLMASWAAVTLPVFVLLSVLLWNYSSWAILIFWWLKPAFERLPLYILSRSLFGDTPTVKEALRAFPGLLKTQLLPSLLWRRLSPTRSFDLPVLQLEGLTGQARSQRLVVLGQRNAGGATWLTIVGMHFELALWLGLSALMYLMLPQQWVDDWKWQSLISVAQGDWAWLEHVSNLIYALLLVVWEPVYVACGFTLYLNRRTELEAWDIELVFRRLRQRLVGSAYALLLVVAGVLALLPAPDALAAGTQTGSQASHSCPLPDQNPDGPQGARLTQQKLNSEDSRSAAQKILAAPPFKNSETVTRWRLHEEEQQKKPADPDEAKRLKHFFEALENWKAFKFAAQGIEVLLWGLLFALVALVIWRYREWLRLFVGRIGLPQKPHREAPSVLFGLDLAPETLPSDVASEAERLWDEQPRAALGLLYRALLSRLLHDFRVPLRESTTEGEVLQRVAELNDPPLDNFAHSLTQQWQALAYGHRAPQAGLKEQLCGEWRHLFGREVPA
- a CDS encoding stage II sporulation protein M; translated protein: MKQAFFEQRHQDSWKRFGKCLEQLESGKRQQTGEKTDTFAADYRRICQQLALAQERGYSSHLIDQLQQLAMRGHQQFYRHRSHLGARILAFLIAGFPRLVREEWRSIAIASLLFYGSLLLMGVLVYHFPDLVYSVMAPERVSEMESMYSPESTRLGPMSTRDAGDDWQMFGYYIMNNIGIAFQTFASGLLFCVGSLFFLLFNGLMIGTVAGHLTQVGYIETFWSFVIGHGAFELTAITFSGAAGLKLGWALLAPGRLSRLEALRQAAARAVQLIGGVILMLLIAAFVEGYWSSMTQFSATVKYLVGAGLWLLVGSYFLLAGRSRHAPD
- a CDS encoding RDD family protein; this translates as MWLLRHRQRFPLSPADFSSTAPVLDTRYHVETPEGIDLLLRPAGVVPRALAYLIDLGIRVLLMVALFMLLAFLGELGTGLGLILTFIMTWWYMVLFEVLNQGRSPGKQMMGLRVVHDDGTPIGWSASLLRNLLRFADILPFAYTLGLLSCLSNAAFKRLGDLAAGTLVIYRDPPPSRPHVPDSPPELAPWPLSLEEQRALMSFAERGTQLSAARREELAGILAQPLGVAADQAEARLNRIASGLLGNGTGHP
- the mvaT gene encoding histone-like nucleoid-structuring protein MvaT encodes the protein MSLINEYRATEEAIKELQERLKSLEQDDKLKKELEFEEKLRALMASYGKSLRDVIALLDPDAKLSKSPRAAKTTATKRARKVKQYKNPHTGEVIETKGGNHKTLKEWKAKWGAEAVEGWATLLG
- the sbcB gene encoding exodeoxyribonuclease I — protein: MSASIFWYDYETTGIDPRRDRPLQVAGIRTDEDLNEIGESLNLYCRPSDDILPHPAACLVTGITPARLEERGLGEAEFMTRLYAELAQPGTCVAGYNTLRFDDEVTRYSLYRNFFDPYAREWQGGNSRWDLIDMVRTAYALRPEGIVWPEQEGVVSLKLERLTAANGIDHGQAHDALSDVRATIALARLVRDRQPKLYDYLYRLRGKQGVLDQVRVLQPMVHISGMFSAARHYLSVVLPLGWHPRNRNALIVCDLGADVSPLLELDADTLRKRLYTRRDALAEGELPVPLKLLHINKCPVVAPLSVLRPQDRERIGLNLAACLAAAQTLTDGKAIWQDKLAPLYAEESFAGSDDPEQQLYDGFIGDRDRRLCEQVRQADPARLAKEQWPFDDARLPELLFRYRARNFPETLTAEQQQQWQDFCRARLSQPEYGAPNTLDNFAAAMDEQLVNATPAGRLVLQEWEKYAQVLRARYNL